A stretch of DNA from Oryza brachyantha chromosome 4, ObraRS2, whole genome shotgun sequence:
CTACTTTATCATTTCAATGAATCACAACCATtcttcatttaattttcttaccTGCATTCTCTATCAATCACAACATTTCTTTAATCATTCTCACATATTTTCTTAAGTTTCATGTCAACTACATTTTGGGATGGAAGGAGTAGCTTTTGTACTCTAATATTTCTGTGATCTATCAGTGCCTTTGGTTATCCATTGTTGGTACAGAAAGCACTTCTGTTAGTGATTTTACTATTCATTCCATTCTAATTTTGTATTCATCCATAGCAACCCTTTctcaaaatcaaaaatttacaGGGTGTGCACTCTATGTTGGAGGGATGCCCAGCTAAATCATGGGAGCCTGATGAGAAAAGAATCAACAAACTAGTATTTATTGGAAGGAATCTGGATGAAGCTGCACTTCGAAAAGCCTTCAAAGGCTGCTTACTGTGAACACTCTGGTCACGTATTGATTCCTATGAGGCCAAACATGATATGCTACATGACAAGTAATCAAGCGCATGATCAAACTATACAAGACACTGTTCCTTTTCAGCCGATGTTTGCTCCCGTTCACTGATAAATCGCTTACTGTTTGTCACCAATGTACTGGATTTTGCACGTGATACACAAGGGCATGGTTTacgtttatttatattttatgggATCCCCATGTGTGTCAGGATCATACTAGTGTATTATGGAGTATGGACAGTGAGACAACAAAGTATGTTAAGAGAAAACTAAGATTGCATGTCTCCATGGTTTTATTTGCGAATGCATGGTTCTGCCTCTGGTTGTTACTCGTTGATTGAACCTTGAGCATCAGTTTATCTCAAGTACTCTAGCCAGAAGATTACTCTGCTTCAATGAATATAGGAATGCAAACATTGAGCTGACAGTAGAATAATGAAATAACATCACCATACTCAAGGACGACTACAGCAAGTGATCCCGTCATGAGGCGGGATACTTTTATGAGGCTTATGTCATCTTGTGCCTCCCACTTCCTCCTCAAAAGCCCCCAAAACAACGTGATTCCCACGATAGCAACAAGGAGTGAGTGTGAAGCTACCGAGAAAAGGTGAACGAGAAGGGAAGATATTGGCAATTGGGATCTGGATCCTCTGCAGTAATGTAAAGGAGCATTGTTAATGTGAGAGGAACAACGAATCAATGCCATAAACAGTAAACAAAAATACCGTAGCATCAGTAAACCAAAACACTCTTAGCTACTGTAGCGATAAATCTCGGCCATCCATTTTAATACAGCGGCTGAGAGGTATACCAAATGCACTGTACTGTAGCTCATCTGCATTTTCTTCTTTAATGTAGAGGATCTCATTCCTGGCAATTGACACTCATTGGTTGAGCAAAGAGCGATGATGATGGGTGGTACATAATACCCATAGATGTCAGCGGACAGCTGGTACCTGGGTTTCTTTAATCTAGTGCCATAGGTATCGACTGGTACCATGAGTATTGGTTGGTATCCGGTATCATGGGTATCGGCTGGTACAATAAGTAATACCCATGAGTATCAATTGGTACCTATATACCATGCATGATACATGTGGGTAATAGCTGTGATATACAATTATTGAGTTGATATATGTTATTTGCTGATGAGGTGTCATTAAAGTATCACTATGATATCTACGAAGTTATCGGTGTATCaatagaaaactaaaaaaaagggtaaaaaCCCTCACCCATGGTAAAGCCCTACTAGGTCATTGTTGTTGTCGTCGTCCCTATAGAACTGTCCTCTCTCATTGCTCACCGTCGTAGATCCATTGCTTCATCTCATCGACACCAAATCTGTTGTTCCCGTGCcttgatgctaatgaatctagtgATCCTACTCTTATCATTGACTCGTGCCTAATCAACCAGGGACCCGCCACCATGCTTGAGTTGTGTCGCTGCACTCAAGCTTTGCAACATTGACTGCCATACCTGATGTGTCACTGTTCACGCCGCCAACAATGACCAGTGTGGAGAGGAGGTGTGAAAGATGAGCGAAGAGGGAAGGGAGAAGATATACATTTACAcgtcaaagaaaaagaaaataaaaggtacttgcctaaatttatatggatgctaataaatttagacatatatatcaattatatacattctttaattgatgaatttagataaggctagaaagtcttacaatatgaaacaaaggtaGTATGACTTAAATTTGTGATCCCATTGGCTAGAAGAATTTCATATGGTAGTGTTTCTGATGACAAATTGATAATcgtttagttttattatctaatattccctccgttctgtattataaaactttctggtCTTGTCTAGGTTCATATTTgtattaatgaatctagacacatatacaaaatatatacattgatacatgaataaatctagacaaataaaaaaaatcttataatatgaaactaaGGGAATATTAACCCATGAGTTACACTTTTAATATAGGGACTATTGCAAATTTACCACTGGTTTAAAACGTTATTGCAAATCTATcactagaaaattacaaaaatgccACCAGAACTGTCATCCTTGcaatttaaaaaaagacaatgacaaatttgcaaaagctCATTTAATGGGAAATTTGTAAacgtgtcattataattttgcaaagttaaaGATATGTTATTGGTATGTTATACCGATGACATATGGAACTCGCATGAGTCAATGATATATGAGTCAGGATGAcatatctttaattttgtacTTGTAATTTTCCCTTTAATTATACCAGATGACGATGGTCTCAGCTCAGCTAATAGCTACTGCTAATACTCCGTAGTATTGTGCCTTAGTGCCTGCTAACTTGCTAACCCAACGGCTATTTTTCTCGGACACACGGCTAAAAGCCGTTGCGGTCGCCAAGACCCCTCTTCCCGCTTCCGTTCCCTACAAAAATTGTCACGGATCTACCAATAAACCCCACAAGGATACTACTTCGCGAGGCGCTTCTCCCTGACTTCCGTGCTATCTCGCGAGCGATTCCGGCGCTGCCTCGCGACCCGAGCTCTCCAGGATCCCCCGCTCTCCTCTTCGGTCTACTGATCTGAAATCTCTGCGCTGCATCGCCTGTTTGTGCCTTGATTTGCTTGTCCGCGTCGTTGATTTCGCTGTGATTTCTTGATCTTTGGTGGAATTCCCTTACGTTCGGATTATCTTCCCCTGTTGGTTTTCTTATCGATTCATCTTTGGTGGAATTCCTttgcgcccgtggtttttttcctttcttttgtgaGGTATCTTGATCTTTGGGGGAAATTTCTTTGCGTTTGGATTATTTTCGCCTTTTGGTTTCTTGTCGGTTCCCGGTTTGAGTTGTTCGTTGGCGTGAAAATTTTCCTCTTTCTGATTCGTCAGCGGGTGTTGATTTCGGATTGTTTTTGGATCGATTTGTTCGTCTGCGCTGATCTTGTTCGTGTTGGATTcatctcttcttcttgttgttgttgctgcgcTGTGCCCTGTGTATTGTTTCTGCCTTTGCTTCTGACCCATGGATGCAGGTTCGCGCTCGATCTCATCGGAGAAGAACATGCGATATGCGGCGCCGCGACCGCCGCTCCAGGAGGCCGGATCCAGACCGTACATGCCGTCGCTGAGCACGGCGTCCCGCAACCCGTCAGCCAAGTGCTACGTGAGTTAACTGTTCTAACTTCTAAGCCTATCCAAGGCGCGCGCACAAGCTGTTTGACGAAATGACCGAGCGGGTTATCCTCCTTGTTTCGCAGGGTGACAGATTTATTCCGGACAGGTCGGCGATGGACATGGACATGGCGCACTACCTGCTGACGGAGCCGAGGAAGGACAAGGAGAACGCCGCGGCGTCCCCGGCCAAGGAGGCGTACCGGAAGCTGCTGGCCGAGAAGATCCTCAACAACCGCACCAGGATTCTCTCCTTCCGCAACAAGCCGCCAGAGCCCGAGAGCATCCTCACCGAGCTCCGTGCTGACGCGGCTTCCCTCCAAGCCAAGCCGGCCAAGCAGCGCCGATACATTCCCCAGGTATGAACACCTGGTTCTAGTGTCCATTGCTGAGCTCTCATTGTCTAGTGGCTTGTGGATTATGGTTGCTGATTGCCTGATTGGATGTGCGTTGGTTGAAAAATCCTGGTACAGTCCGCCGAGAGGACTCTGGATGCTCCAGAGCTCGTTGATGATTACTACCTCAACCTGCTGGACTGGGGAAACAGCAATGTGCTGTCCATTGCTCTGGGAAATTCGGTGTACCTCTGGGATGCCTCGATTGGTTCTACGTCTGAGCTCGTCACCGTTGATGAGGACGATGGCCCTATCACCAGTGTTAGCTGGGCTCCCGATGGCCGGCATATCGCCATCGGTCTCAACTCCTCTGATGTCCAGCTCTGGGACACCAGCTCAAACCGACTGGTTAGTTCCTCTTGGTCTCTCGTGATCATGGGTTTCAATGTTTCTATTAACAATGCCTTATGCCTGTACTGTTGTGCTTAGTTACTGATTGCAATTGATTATGCAGCTAAGGACAATGCGAGGTGTGCACGATTCGAGGGTCGGTTCACTGGCATGGAACAACAACATCCTCACAACTGGTGGAATGGACGGCAAGATTGTGAACAATGATGTGAGGATTAGGAACCATGTTGTGCAGACATACCAGGGGCACAATCAGGAGGTGTGTGGCCTGAAGTGGTCAGGATCAGGGCAGCAGCTTGCCAGTGGTGGCAACGACAATCTACTGCACATCTGGGACGTGTCCATGGCATCCTCTATGCCGTCTGCCGGCCGAACCCAGTGGTTACACAGGCTTGAGGATCACTTGGCTGCTGTAAAGGCTCTCGCGTGGTGCCCGTTCCAGAGCAACCTGCTGGcatctggtggtggtggtagtgaCCGGTGCATCAAGTTTTGGAACACACATACCGGCGCATGCCTCAACTCGATCGACACTGGGTCACAAGTGTGTTCGCTGGTCTGGAACAAGAATGAGAGAGAGCTGCTAAGCTCACATGGATTCACTCAGAATCAGCTCACGTTGTGGAAGTACCcttcgatggttaagatggCTGAACTCACTGGCCATACCTCTCGTGTCCTTTTCATGGCTCAGGTAATCTTTGCTCCTTGTACTCGCCGTTTAAATTGACATATGTTGCTGTGAACAAATCGCTGACTATTTGTCTCGTCTTGTGGTAATCTTGCAGAGCCCTGATGGCCTCACAGTAGCATCTGCTGCAGCAGACGAGACCCTGAGATTCTGGAACGTATTTGGAACACCTGAAGCACCCAAGACAGCAACCAAGGCTTCCCACACTGGGATGTTCAACAGTTCCAACCATATTCATATTCGTTGAGGAACAGAGTAAGTACGTTTACTCCTGTTGCTCTAGTGCTTTCTGCAAATTACTTCAGCAATTTCGTCAGTGTGATGTCCAAAAGCTTCATGTGTACTCCTATATAACAACTACAGTTAGCTCATTGTGCTGTTGTGTTCTATGTGTTTTTGCAGGTACCTTGGTTCTGTCGTCGAGCCATAACTGATAACTCGTAAAGAAGCAGGCTTGGTGTGCAGGGTCATTGCGTCACAGGAGCTGACGCTAGGCAGAAGATATCATCATACATTACATGCAGAAGAATTCATCCCAAAAGAAAAGCAgaagaatttaattttggcgCGTTTGGTGTAAATGGTTTTCTAGTATGTTGATAACTTGTTTTTATGTACATCAAGACCTGTTTGATGTAaagagaatttaaaaatatagattttctGTCGGTAACATACttgctcttcttttctttggtTGTCAACCAGCAAGAGCATCCCCAGCCGCACATATATCCCATtctccatccaaaaatagataataaagagtaaaattcgagctccaacagaacatctatcacatcatctatttttagatatcattcatattaggagagagaaacatgTTATCTCTTCGTTCtttaaagagatatagaggatgtgtcatatatagatgattcgCTGGAGTAAAAGAGGTACGAAGGAcgaaactattttagatgatcatttaaatggtgatatggatgaccaaatttaaatgagcGGCTGAAGATGCTCTAAAAGCCATGTTCGGGACTCCTTTCTAACATATATTCTCTCGTTAGTGCGTATGATTTATGAACCATTAAACggtatgtgtttttttaaaaaaatctataaaaatttgttctaaaaaattatattaatttttctttgaatttttatagcttataattaattaattgtatattagCTTGTTGGTACATTTTCATCGTGGGCTAATAAGATAATtactaaacgaggcctaagTTATTCGTTGTGTAACTTGTAATTTGATTGGAATTATTGTCAAGTCAATTTTTCTGAGACTCTTTGGGCAAACCAGGAAATCGTTGAGATGGGTCTTCTACGCTTCTCCTTCCCCCATTGGTTTGCCAGTCATGATATTGTACAATTTTACTTTATATTAAGTGGCAGTTCATAGTGTCGTTTTTAGCTTCCCAAGCTTCTCTTTCAGCTAAGAATTTGCATTACGTGTGTCGGCCCATTTGTGCGCTTCAGGTGGCAAGGAACAGCACATTTGTCGTTTGTGATGTTAGGCTGTTGACTACGAGGAAAACACTTGACTGTCAATTACATtgatctctctttttttatatcataaaatattttgtaaagtcaactaaatttatagaaaaagtctagaaatatatataacaccaaataattttattaaattcaacACCAAATTACCATAGTTTATCTTCCTAGTCCAAAGTCAGttcaaaagtattttttttactgaactAAAAGATAACTTATATAGGAATGAAGTaagtattttctaaaaaaccttgtcaaacttagaaaatatttactcAACACATCTTACAACCTAAAATGGAGATCGTAACTTTTAGCTACTtacattgcattttttttattaaggtTTGATGGACTGATCATGGCCCTTTGATAGGGTTTCCCTCTCTGGCGCCATGCTGTCCGTCGGATAGTGCCAACTTGATCCTGGCCATCCATCGTAGTCTCCAACCACCGGCCATCGCCCACCGGCCCACGAGCGCCACCATCTCCTCTGCTCCGCGACCGCGAGTGGCCTttcgccgacctcgccgcttCCCCCTCCTCTGCTTCCTCCGGCCCGCGCCATCCGGCGGACCGACGAGCTCGCCATCGAGCTGCTCGCGCCCGTCAACCCCTAGCGCTCGCAGGGATCCGGGAAGCCTTGGCCGCgtcccccacccccaccggGCCTCTGGTAACTTCCACCGAACACAGTGTGAGGCGAGCCACTCTCGTCAGCGGCCACCGCGACTCGGCGCCTCGAAGCCCAGATCTCTCGCTTTAGAAACCCCAGGGGTGGTCTGCGGTTGGTTCCGGAGGGTCCTCTCCGGCGATGGATTTCGTGAAGGTTTTCGATCAGGCCGTGCGGGAGATGTAAGTTGTGGACCGAGCCGAGATCTCGCCATTGGTGTTTCGATTTTTTCGTAGATATGGCGTGCGTTGAGTTGGATCCGCGAGATCCTGACCCGTTCTCCGTGCGCGTGGCCTTGCAGAAAGAGGGAGGTCAATCTGAAGGTGCTCAAGGTCCCAGAGCTCGAACAGAAGGTGCGATCTCACTTTTATCTTAGCTCTATATGTGTAATTTTGTAGTGAAACAGTAACACCTGGATTTGTTCGTATGATGGATGTGGGAGCTTGGGTTTGGTGCATAATCGTGTGGCTTTGATACGTTTGTTGTCTGACTCCGTGCGGTAGAACTCATGTAATCATGCTGCAGCAGTACTTTAAGGAATTGGGTTTCAGGAGTACCGAAATTAAGTTTGCAATGTGTTTACTATTTAGGACTTAAGAGGTAAACCAGAGATCTCTAGTGATTTCAATTGAAATATCTATATTGCCAAATTTATACAGTTGAAGGCTATTGTCTGGAGCTGATGTGTGGATATTGTTAAGTTCGTGCTACATTTTGTAGCACTCCTGATAATTGATATTTATATTACTTTAACAATCGCTTACCCTATCCATGGTGTAGATCATGACTGTAAGGGTTTTCATCTGTAATACTACATTCACCCCATTCTGtgcatgtttgattattcTACTATGGTAATAGATtacagatatatattttattaacttCAACTGCGAAATTTATAGGAATATGTTAGCTTTGAATTTTACCTTtgatgtttttcttatataatgagcattatttctttcttttgaaaatttcaGGTGCTTGATGCAACAAGCGATGAACCTTGGGGCCCTCATGGAACTACTCTTTCAGAGCTATCGCATGCCACCAAGAAGTTGTAAGTTCCAATCTGTTATTTAATATGCATCTTCCCCTTGTATTTGATGCTGACATAGTGACATGGTGCTCCCAAATCCTGTAGCGCTGAATGTCAGATGGTAATGGGTGTCCTCTGGACTAGGCTGTCTGAGCGAGGCCCGAAATGGCGTCACGTGTATAAGGTTTAATTCTTGACCTTTTGTATTTTCTTTGTCAAGTACCATGCTTTGTACTATCAGTTCTGCATTGTCACTGTGCCAAAACCATTGAACAAAGGGAACAGCAAACTTCGGTATGTGCATAGTTTTGCATCAGCAATGTTActcacataattattaatttccaGGCTCTGACAATTATTGAGTACTTAATAGCCAATGGTTCTGAGCGGGCAGTTGATGACATTCTCGATCACTACTCAAAGATCTCGGTATGTCTGGTTTGCTCTTTTGTTTatgatttctttcttttctccttttgaaGTTTATGCCATTAAACATTTCTGTTCTT
This window harbors:
- the LOC102707393 gene encoding cell division cycle 20.2, cofactor of APC complex-like → MDAGSRSISSEKNMRYAAPRPPLQEAGSRPYMPSLSTASRNPSAKCYGDRFIPDRSAMDMDMAHYLLTEPRKDKENAAASPAKEAYRKLLAEKILNNRTRILSFRNKPPEPESILTELRADAASLQAKPAKQRRYIPQSAERTLDAPELVDDYYLNLLDWGNSNVLSIALGNSVYLWDASIGSTSELVTVDEDDGPITSVSWAPDGRHIAIGLNSSDVQLWDTSSNRLLRTMRGVHDSRVGSLAWNNNILTTGGMDGKIVNNDVRIRNHVVQTYQGHNQEVCGLKWSGSGQQLASGGNDNLLHIWDVSMASSMPSAGRTQWLHRLEDHLAAVKALAWCPFQSNLLASGGGGSDRCIKFWNTHTGACLNSIDTGSQVCSLVWNKNERELLSSHGFTQNQLTLWKYPSMVKMAELTGHTSRVLFMAQSPDGLTVASAAADETLRFWNVFGTPEAPKTATKASHTGMFNSSNHIHIR